A portion of the Ailuropoda melanoleuca isolate Jingjing chromosome 18, ASM200744v2, whole genome shotgun sequence genome contains these proteins:
- the VDAC3 gene encoding voltage-dependent anion-selective channel protein 3 isoform X1, which produces MCNTPTYCDLGKAAKDIFNKGYGFGMVKIDLRTKSCSGVMEFSTSGHAYTDTGKASGNLETKYKVCNYGLTFTQKWNTDNTLGTEISLENKLAEGLKLTLDTIFVPNTGKKSGKLKASYKRDCFSLGSNVDIDFSGPTIYGWAVLAFEGWLAGYQMSFDTAKSKLSQNNFALGYKAADFQLHTHVNDGTEFGGSIYQKVNEKMETSINLAWTAGSNNTRFGIAAKYKLDCRTSLSAKVNNASLIGLGYTQTLRPGVKLTLSALIDGKNFNAGGHKVGLGFELEA; this is translated from the exons aTGTGTAACACACCGACTTACTGTGACCTAGGAAAGGCCGCCAAGGATATCTTCAATAAAGGATATG GATTTGGCATGGTCAAGATAGATCTGAGAACCAAGTCATGTAGTGGAGTG ATG GAATTTTCTACTTCTGGTCATGCTTACACTGATACAGGGAAAGCGTCAGGAAACCTAGAGACCAAATATAAGGTCTGTAACTATGGACTTACCTTCACCCAGAAGTGGAACACAGACAATACTCTTGGAACAGAAATCTCTTTGGAGAATAAG ttggCTGAAGGATTGAAACTGACTCTTGATACCATATTTGTACCGAACACAGG aaaGAAGAGTGGAAAATTGAAGGCCTCTTACAAACGGGAttgtttcagtcttggcagtAATGTTGATATAGATTTTTCTGGACCAACCATCTATGGCTGGGCTGTGTTAGCCTTTGAAGGTTGGCTTGCTGGCTATCAGATGAGTTTTGACACAGCCAAATCCAAACTGTCACAGAATAATTTCGCCCTGGGTTACAAGGCTGCAGACTTCCAGCTGCACACTCATGT GAATGATGGCACTGAATTTGGAGGGTCTATCTACCAGAAGGTTAACGAGAAGATGGAAACGTCAATAAACCTTGCCTGGACGGCCGGCAGTAACAATACCCGTTTCGGCATCGCTGCTAAGTACAAGCTGGACTGTAGAACTTCTCTGTCT GCTAAAGTAAATAATGCCAGCCTGATTGGACTGGGTTATACTCAGACCCTTCGACCAG GTGTCAAACTGACCCTATCAGCTTTAATCGATGGAAAGAACTTCAATGCAGGAGGTCACAAGGTTGGATTGGGATTTGAACTAGAAGCTTAA
- the VDAC3 gene encoding voltage-dependent anion-selective channel protein 3 isoform X2, producing MCNTPTYCDLGKAAKDIFNKGYGFGMVKIDLRTKSCSGVEFSTSGHAYTDTGKASGNLETKYKVCNYGLTFTQKWNTDNTLGTEISLENKLAEGLKLTLDTIFVPNTGKKSGKLKASYKRDCFSLGSNVDIDFSGPTIYGWAVLAFEGWLAGYQMSFDTAKSKLSQNNFALGYKAADFQLHTHVNDGTEFGGSIYQKVNEKMETSINLAWTAGSNNTRFGIAAKYKLDCRTSLSAKVNNASLIGLGYTQTLRPGVKLTLSALIDGKNFNAGGHKVGLGFELEA from the exons aTGTGTAACACACCGACTTACTGTGACCTAGGAAAGGCCGCCAAGGATATCTTCAATAAAGGATATG GATTTGGCATGGTCAAGATAGATCTGAGAACCAAGTCATGTAGTGGAGTG GAATTTTCTACTTCTGGTCATGCTTACACTGATACAGGGAAAGCGTCAGGAAACCTAGAGACCAAATATAAGGTCTGTAACTATGGACTTACCTTCACCCAGAAGTGGAACACAGACAATACTCTTGGAACAGAAATCTCTTTGGAGAATAAG ttggCTGAAGGATTGAAACTGACTCTTGATACCATATTTGTACCGAACACAGG aaaGAAGAGTGGAAAATTGAAGGCCTCTTACAAACGGGAttgtttcagtcttggcagtAATGTTGATATAGATTTTTCTGGACCAACCATCTATGGCTGGGCTGTGTTAGCCTTTGAAGGTTGGCTTGCTGGCTATCAGATGAGTTTTGACACAGCCAAATCCAAACTGTCACAGAATAATTTCGCCCTGGGTTACAAGGCTGCAGACTTCCAGCTGCACACTCATGT GAATGATGGCACTGAATTTGGAGGGTCTATCTACCAGAAGGTTAACGAGAAGATGGAAACGTCAATAAACCTTGCCTGGACGGCCGGCAGTAACAATACCCGTTTCGGCATCGCTGCTAAGTACAAGCTGGACTGTAGAACTTCTCTGTCT GCTAAAGTAAATAATGCCAGCCTGATTGGACTGGGTTATACTCAGACCCTTCGACCAG GTGTCAAACTGACCCTATCAGCTTTAATCGATGGAAAGAACTTCAATGCAGGAGGTCACAAGGTTGGATTGGGATTTGAACTAGAAGCTTAA